One segment of Aquimarina sp. BL5 DNA contains the following:
- a CDS encoding T9SS type A sorting domain-containing protein — protein sequence MKKIILVIAIFFIAHTSNGQCSTENIDETLVGVTNGAIDGSTGQSFTPTCNGILNTIGVPALNNSVNATVTIRSGEGYGGSVLGTLLNQTTSPSTDFANDYSVFDFSSLNIILIAGQQYTFDISSTALIVFDDETDPDYPNGQRYSAGTAQPGTDLLFSLDLTAIPCTDPDVPMVTFAPSTICDGNNATLTISGNLNDATAWHIYTGSCGGTEIGTTTSTTFVVTASAPSTTYFVRGEGGLCVIPGSCGNVNVNVTANDIVAFTTPADLCLDAGIQNGLSGGTPTGGTYTGPGITDDGNGTTYSFDPATAGVGTHTITYTSSGTCNDSVSDTIEVFDLPTVTFTAPADLCVDAGIQTGLSGGTATGGVYSGTGVTDNSNGMTFSFNPATAGVGIHTITYSFTNANGCANSASDTIEVFDLPTVTFTAPADLCIDAGTQSGLSGGTATGGVYSGTGVMDNGNGMTFSFDPATAGVGIHTITYSFTDANGCDNSASDTIEVFDLPTVTFTAPADLCVDAGIQTGLSGGTATGGVYSGTGVTDNGNGMTFSFDPTTAGVGVHTITYSFTDANGCANSASDTIEVFDVPTVTFTAPADLCIDAGIQTGLSGGTATGGVYSGPGVTDNGNGMTFSFDPATAGVGIHTITYSFTDANGCDNSASDTIEVFDVPTVTFTAPADLCIDAGTQSGLSGGTATGGIYSGTGVTDDGNGMTFSFDPATADVGVHTITYNFTNANGCANSASDTIEVFDVPTVTFTAPADLCIDAGIQTGLSGGNATGGVYSGTGVTDNSNGITFSFDPVTAGVGVHTITYSFTDTNGCDNSASDTIEVFDVPTVTFTVPADLCIDAGIQTGLSGGTATGGIYSGAGVTDDGNGMTFSFDPVVAGVGIQTITYSLTDANGCANSASDTIEVFDLPTVTFTAPADLCIDAGTQSGLNGGTATGGVYSGTGVTDDGNGMTFSFDPATAGVGIHTITYNLTDANGCANAASDNIEVFDLPDTSVDDSSAPTFTATTNGGFYQWINCDTDTPIIGENNQSFTATENGNYGVEITINGCMERSSCFAVATLSTEEEELTIDQLRVYPIPTKSLINISIPIKKVMVYNIIGKKVFETLNNPFDISELSSGVYFINIEGEKGNIIKRIIKE from the coding sequence GTGAAAAAAATTATACTTGTAATTGCAATATTCTTTATTGCACATACTAGCAATGGTCAATGTTCCACAGAAAATATTGATGAAACTCTTGTTGGCGTAACTAATGGTGCAATTGATGGTTCAACTGGCCAAAGTTTTACACCTACTTGTAACGGAATTTTAAACACTATTGGCGTTCCAGCACTAAACAATAGTGTAAATGCAACAGTCACTATACGCAGTGGTGAAGGTTATGGCGGATCTGTTTTGGGAACTTTACTTAATCAAACTACATCTCCTTCAACAGATTTTGCAAACGACTATTCCGTATTTGATTTTTCTTCATTAAACATAATTCTAATAGCTGGACAGCAATACACATTCGATATATCCAGTACCGCACTTATCGTGTTCGATGATGAGACTGATCCTGATTATCCAAATGGACAACGCTATTCTGCAGGAACTGCTCAACCCGGAACTGATTTATTATTCTCATTGGATCTTACTGCTATTCCATGTACTGATCCAGATGTACCGATGGTAACTTTTGCTCCATCAACAATTTGTGACGGCAATAATGCCACACTTACAATTTCCGGAAATCTTAACGATGCAACAGCATGGCACATATATACAGGATCTTGTGGTGGTACAGAAATAGGAACTACAACATCTACTACTTTTGTAGTAACAGCATCTGCACCAAGTACTACCTATTTTGTTAGAGGAGAAGGTGGTTTATGTGTGATTCCTGGTTCCTGTGGAAACGTTAATGTTAATGTTACTGCAAATGATATTGTTGCATTCACAACTCCTGCAGATTTATGTTTAGATGCCGGCATACAAAACGGATTAAGTGGTGGAACTCCTACAGGAGGAACGTATACCGGACCTGGTATAACGGATGATGGCAATGGAACAACCTATTCTTTTGATCCTGCAACTGCTGGTGTAGGCACACACACAATAACATATACAAGCTCCGGTACTTGCAATGATAGTGTTAGTGATACGATAGAAGTATTTGACTTACCAACCGTAACATTTACAGCTCCTGCCGATCTGTGTGTTGATGCAGGTATACAAACTGGATTAAGCGGCGGAACTGCAACTGGTGGTGTATATTCTGGAACTGGAGTGACTGATAATAGTAATGGAATGACTTTCTCTTTTAATCCTGCAACTGCTGGTGTAGGTATTCATACCATAACATACAGCTTTACGAATGCTAATGGATGTGCTAATTCAGCATCTGATACGATAGAAGTATTTGATCTTCCAACAGTAACATTTACAGCTCCTGCTGATCTGTGTATTGACGCAGGTACACAATCAGGATTAAGCGGTGGAACTGCAACTGGTGGTGTATATTCTGGAACTGGAGTTATGGACAATGGTAACGGAATGACATTCTCTTTTGATCCTGCAACTGCTGGTGTGGGTATCCATACAATAACATATAGTTTTACGGATGCTAATGGATGTGATAATTCAGCATCCGATACGATAGAAGTATTTGACTTACCAACCGTAACATTTACAGCTCCTGCCGATCTGTGTGTTGATGCAGGTATACAAACTGGATTAAGCGGCGGAACTGCAACTGGTGGTGTATATTCTGGAACTGGAGTTACTGACAATGGTAACGGAATGACTTTTTCTTTTGATCCTACAACTGCTGGTGTAGGTGTTCATACAATAACATACAGCTTTACGGATGCTAATGGATGTGCTAATTCAGCATCTGATACGATAGAAGTATTTGATGTACCAACAGTAACATTTACAGCTCCTGCTGATCTGTGTATTGACGCAGGTATACAAACTGGATTAAGCGGTGGAACTGCAACGGGCGGTGTATATTCAGGCCCTGGAGTTACTGATAATGGTAACGGAATGACTTTTTCTTTTGATCCTGCAACTGCTGGTGTGGGTATACATACCATAACATATAGTTTTACGGATGCTAATGGATGTGATAATTCAGCATCTGATACTATAGAAGTATTTGATGTACCAACAGTAACATTTACAGCTCCTGCAGATCTGTGTATTGACGCAGGTACACAATCAGGATTAAGCGGTGGAACTGCAACTGGTGGTATATATTCAGGAACTGGAGTTACCGACGATGGTAACGGAATGACTTTCTCTTTTGATCCTGCAACTGCTGATGTGGGTGTTCATACAATAACATATAACTTTACAAATGCTAATGGATGTGCTAATTCAGCATCTGATACGATAGAAGTATTTGATGTACCAACAGTAACATTTACTGCTCCTGCAGATCTGTGTATTGATGCAGGTATACAAACTGGATTAAGCGGCGGAAATGCAACTGGCGGTGTATATTCAGGAACTGGAGTGACAGACAATAGTAATGGAATAACTTTTTCTTTTGATCCTGTAACTGCTGGTGTAGGTGTTCATACAATAACATACAGCTTTACGGATACTAATGGATGTGATAATTCAGCATCTGATACGATAGAAGTATTTGATGTACCAACAGTAACGTTTACGGTTCCTGCTGATCTGTGTATTGACGCAGGTATACAAACTGGATTAAGCGGTGGAACTGCAACGGGTGGTATATATTCAGGAGCTGGAGTTACAGATGATGGCAACGGAATGACATTCTCTTTTGATCCAGTAGTAGCTGGTGTGGGTATTCAAACAATAACATACAGCCTTACGGATGCTAATGGATGTGCTAATTCAGCATCTGATACTATAGAAGTATTTGATCTTCCAACAGTAACATTTACTGCTCCTGCGGATCTGTGTATTGACGCAGGTACACAATCAGGATTAAACGGTGGAACTGCAACGGGCGGCGTATATTCAGGAACTGGAGTTACAGATGATGGCAACGGAATGACATTTTCTTTTGATCCTGCAACTGCTGGAGTCGGTATTCATACAATAACATATAACCTTACTGACGCTAATGGATGTGCTAATGCTGCTTCGGATAACATCGAAGTATTTGACTTACCAGATACTTCAGTAGACGATTCTTCTGCGCCTACTTTTACCGCTACTACAAATGGAGGATTCTATCAATGGATTAACTGTGATACGGATACACCTATTATTGGAGAAAACAACCAATCTTTTACTGCTACTGAAAATGGTAATTACGGGGTAGAAATAACAATAAATGGGTGCATGGAAAGATCTTCTTGTTTTGCTGTTGCAACTCTTAGTACGGAAGAGGAAGAACTTACGATTGATCAGTTACGTGTATATCCTATTCCTACAAAAAGTTTAATTAATATTTCAATTCCCATAAAAAAGGTGATGGTATATAATATAATAGGTAAGAAAGTGTTCGAAACACTTAATAATCCTTTTGATATTTCCGAATTAAGTTCTGGAGTATATTTTATTAATATTGAAGGTGAAAAAGGAAATATTATAAAACGAATTATTAAAGAATAG
- a CDS encoding TRAP transporter substrate-binding protein has protein sequence MKRLFVLLLISSFFLSCLGEPPASMNNPASYDVTKPNKVFHWKMTTTWPPNFPVVGEVAEKYAEWVDELSNGQIKIKVYGGGELVPPLEAFDAVSQGTIEMGCGAAYYWAGKTPAAQFFAAVPFGMNSQQITSWLEVGGGYELWKKTYAKFNLVPYMGGNTGVQMGGWFNREINSIEDFKGLKMRLPGIGGKVLEKAGGAAVLVAGSEIYTSLERGVIDATEWIGPYHDYKMGFHKISKYYYTPGWHETGSQLEFFINKNLHDGLPPHLQAVLQAASKRAQVWVLSEFDKQNGIYLDKLMNEEGVEIREFSKETLDALRGFTDEAIQEMIGDDALSKEVYESYSNFQNRISKWSEVTEKAYYNKIQK, from the coding sequence ATGAAAAGGTTATTCGTATTATTATTAATTAGTTCATTTTTTTTATCCTGTTTAGGAGAGCCTCCGGCAAGTATGAATAATCCGGCGTCTTATGATGTAACAAAACCAAATAAAGTATTTCATTGGAAAATGACAACAACCTGGCCACCTAATTTTCCGGTAGTTGGTGAAGTAGCTGAGAAGTATGCAGAATGGGTTGATGAACTCTCTAATGGACAGATTAAAATTAAAGTGTATGGAGGTGGAGAATTAGTACCACCGCTAGAAGCGTTTGATGCGGTTTCTCAGGGAACTATTGAGATGGGATGCGGAGCTGCATATTATTGGGCAGGAAAAACTCCGGCAGCGCAATTCTTTGCAGCAGTGCCTTTTGGTATGAATAGTCAGCAAATTACTTCCTGGTTAGAAGTAGGCGGTGGCTATGAGCTTTGGAAAAAGACCTACGCGAAATTTAATTTGGTGCCTTATATGGGAGGGAATACGGGAGTGCAGATGGGAGGATGGTTTAACCGGGAAATTAATTCAATAGAAGATTTTAAAGGACTAAAAATGCGTTTGCCTGGAATTGGAGGTAAAGTATTAGAAAAAGCAGGTGGAGCTGCAGTTTTGGTTGCAGGTAGTGAAATTTATACAAGTTTAGAGCGTGGTGTTATTGATGCAACAGAATGGATTGGCCCATATCATGATTATAAAATGGGATTCCATAAAATTTCGAAATATTATTATACACCAGGTTGGCATGAAACGGGTTCTCAGTTAGAGTTTTTTATTAATAAAAACCTTCATGATGGCTTACCGCCACATCTACAGGCTGTTTTGCAAGCTGCTTCTAAACGAGCTCAAGTTTGGGTGTTATCGGAGTTTGATAAACAAAACGGTATTTATCTTGATAAGTTGATGAATGAAGAAGGAGTAGAGATCAGAGAATTTTCTAAAGAAACGCTTGATGCATTAAGGGGTTTTACAGATGAAGCAATACAGGAAATGATAGGAGATGACGCTTTGTCTAAGGAAGTATATGAGAGTTATTCCAATTTTCAAAATAGAATCTCAAAATGGTCGGAAGTAACAGAGAAAGCTTACTACAATAAAATTCAGAAATAA
- a CDS encoding pyruvate carboxylase, which yields MQIKKVLVANRGEIAIRIFRACTEIGLQTVGVYTYEDRYSLHRYKADEAYQIGADNEPLKPYLNIEAIIKVAKKNNVDAIHPGYGFLSENADFAQRCEENDIIFIGPKVTVLRSLGDKIMAKEVAIANDIPIIQSNKEDLTDVKVAIKEAKRIGFPVMLKAASGGGGRGMRVIRSVEELEKAYPESQREALNAFGDDTVFLEKFVENPKHIEIQIVADHHGNMVHLFERDCSVQRRYQKVIEYAPSYGVEQEILDNLYHYALTICKAVDYNNIGTVEFLVDDDGSIYFIEVNPRVQVEHTVTEIVTGIDLIKAQIFIAGGYKLSDKQIKIESQENLKVNGYAVQCRITTEDPENDFKPDYGTITTYRSASGFGIRLDAGSVYQGVTISPFFDSMLVKVSANSRTLDGACRKMRRALSEFRIRGVRTNMPFLDNILQHDTFRKGAVTVNFIRDTKTLFAIKESRNRATKLANFLGDIIVNGNPDVKTVDPTKTFVLPKVPEFDQTNGYKKGTKDLLTELGPEKFAAWLKNEKKVHFTDTTMRDAHQSLLATRMRTYDMQKVAEGFAKNHPEVFSMEVWGGATFDVCLRFLRENPWERLRALRKAMPNLLLQMLIRGSNGVGYTAYPDNLIGKFVEQSWENGVDVFRIFDSLNWMKSIAPCIEHVRTRTQGLAEGSLCYTGDILDPKRTKYTLEYYVQLAKDIENAGAHILGIKDMAGLLKPYAAYELVSALKSEINIPIHLHTHDTSSVQSATYLKAIEAGVDVVDVALGGLSGLTAQPNFNAIMEMLRFHDRENSMDMTKLNEYSNYWEAVREYYYVFESGLKAGTGEVYQHEIPGGQYSNLKPQAQGLGLADRFHEITKMYGEVNTLFGDIVKVTPSSKVVGDMAQYLVSNNLTIADVKERGETISFPQSVVNLFKGELGQPEGGFPKDLQKSILKDQKPFTNRPNAHLEPVDFETEFKDFVKIFKKGMGRELDITDFLSYKLYPKVFTGAYNHHLKYGNVMNIPTKNFFYGMTPGEEIIIELDKGKILLIELISIGEPHDDGMVTIFFKVNGQTRNVEIKDNSIKVDKVVHAKVDKSDTKQIGAPLQGSLSSVLVKTGQEIKKNDPLFIIEAMKMETTITANEDATVKKIVLKSGTMVEADDLVITLK from the coding sequence ATGCAAATCAAAAAGGTTTTAGTTGCCAATCGAGGGGAAATAGCTATTCGAATTTTTAGAGCTTGTACGGAGATAGGTTTACAAACCGTAGGAGTTTATACCTATGAAGATAGATATTCTTTACACCGATATAAAGCAGATGAGGCTTACCAAATAGGAGCAGATAATGAGCCATTAAAACCGTATTTAAATATTGAAGCGATCATTAAGGTTGCAAAAAAGAACAACGTAGACGCAATACATCCGGGATATGGATTCCTTTCGGAAAATGCTGATTTTGCACAAAGATGTGAGGAGAATGATATTATTTTTATTGGACCTAAAGTAACAGTACTTCGTTCATTAGGTGATAAGATCATGGCTAAGGAAGTCGCTATTGCTAACGATATTCCTATTATCCAAAGTAATAAAGAGGATCTTACAGATGTAAAGGTAGCAATCAAAGAAGCAAAACGGATTGGATTTCCAGTGATGCTTAAAGCTGCTTCTGGTGGTGGAGGACGAGGAATGCGTGTAATCCGTAGTGTAGAAGAATTAGAAAAAGCGTATCCAGAATCCCAAAGAGAAGCCTTAAATGCTTTTGGAGATGATACCGTTTTTCTAGAAAAGTTCGTAGAAAATCCCAAACATATAGAAATACAGATTGTTGCCGATCATCATGGTAATATGGTACACCTTTTCGAGCGTGATTGTTCTGTGCAGCGCCGTTATCAAAAAGTGATTGAGTATGCTCCTTCTTATGGAGTTGAACAAGAAATTTTAGATAACCTATATCATTATGCTTTAACCATATGTAAAGCGGTAGATTATAATAATATAGGTACTGTAGAGTTCTTGGTGGATGATGATGGTAGTATTTATTTTATAGAAGTAAATCCTAGAGTACAAGTAGAACATACAGTTACCGAAATAGTAACGGGTATTGATTTGATCAAAGCTCAAATTTTTATTGCAGGTGGTTATAAGTTATCTGATAAACAGATCAAAATAGAAAGCCAAGAGAACCTGAAAGTAAATGGATATGCGGTACAATGTAGGATCACAACCGAAGATCCCGAAAATGACTTTAAACCTGATTACGGAACTATTACCACCTATAGAAGTGCTTCAGGATTTGGTATTCGATTAGATGCAGGGAGTGTGTATCAAGGAGTGACGATTTCGCCATTTTTTGATTCTATGCTTGTAAAGGTTTCTGCGAATAGTAGAACCTTAGATGGAGCATGTAGAAAAATGCGCAGAGCGCTTTCAGAATTTAGGATTCGTGGTGTAAGAACAAACATGCCATTTTTAGATAATATTCTGCAACATGACACTTTTAGAAAAGGAGCAGTTACGGTTAATTTTATAAGAGATACAAAAACGTTATTCGCGATTAAAGAATCTCGAAATAGAGCTACCAAACTAGCTAATTTTTTAGGAGATATTATCGTAAATGGTAATCCTGATGTAAAGACAGTGGATCCAACAAAAACTTTTGTTCTTCCTAAGGTTCCGGAATTTGATCAAACGAACGGATATAAAAAAGGGACCAAAGATTTATTAACGGAATTGGGACCTGAGAAGTTTGCAGCTTGGTTAAAAAATGAAAAGAAAGTTCATTTTACAGATACCACGATGCGAGATGCGCATCAGAGTTTATTGGCTACTAGAATGCGTACTTATGATATGCAAAAAGTGGCAGAAGGATTTGCTAAAAACCATCCAGAAGTTTTTAGTATGGAAGTTTGGGGTGGAGCAACTTTTGATGTTTGCCTTAGGTTTTTAAGAGAAAATCCCTGGGAACGCCTTCGAGCTTTAAGAAAAGCAATGCCTAATCTCCTATTACAGATGTTAATTCGAGGATCTAATGGAGTAGGATATACTGCTTATCCTGATAATTTGATAGGAAAGTTTGTCGAGCAATCTTGGGAGAATGGAGTAGATGTTTTCAGAATTTTTGATTCATTAAATTGGATGAAATCTATTGCTCCATGTATAGAACATGTGAGAACTAGAACACAAGGTTTGGCTGAAGGTTCTTTATGTTACACCGGAGATATCTTAGATCCCAAGAGAACTAAATATACCTTGGAGTATTACGTGCAATTGGCAAAGGATATTGAGAATGCGGGTGCGCATATATTAGGAATTAAAGATATGGCAGGTTTATTAAAACCATACGCAGCTTATGAGTTAGTTTCAGCATTAAAATCTGAAATTAATATTCCTATTCATTTACATACTCACGACACATCTTCTGTGCAATCGGCAACCTATTTAAAGGCTATCGAAGCAGGAGTAGATGTCGTGGATGTTGCTTTAGGAGGACTTTCCGGATTAACTGCACAACCTAATTTTAACGCAATTATGGAAATGCTTAGGTTTCATGACCGAGAAAATTCAATGGACATGACAAAGCTAAATGAATATTCTAATTATTGGGAAGCCGTTCGCGAATATTATTATGTTTTCGAATCTGGTCTGAAGGCAGGAACAGGAGAAGTATATCAACACGAAATTCCGGGAGGGCAGTATTCTAATTTGAAACCACAAGCACAAGGATTAGGATTGGCTGATCGTTTTCATGAGATAACTAAGATGTATGGTGAAGTCAATACATTGTTTGGTGATATTGTGAAGGTAACACCAAGTTCTAAAGTGGTTGGGGATATGGCGCAATATCTGGTAAGTAATAATCTAACGATAGCAGATGTAAAAGAACGAGGAGAAACTATTTCTTTTCCGCAATCTGTAGTTAATCTGTTCAAAGGAGAATTAGGACAACCCGAAGGAGGATTTCCGAAAGATCTTCAAAAATCAATACTAAAAGATCAGAAGCCATTTACCAATAGACCAAATGCACATCTGGAACCAGTAGATTTTGAAACAGAGTTTAAAGATTTTGTGAAAATCTTTAAGAAAGGAATGGGTAGAGAACTGGATATTACAGATTTTCTTTCATATAAGTTATACCCAAAGGTGTTTACCGGAGCATATAATCACCATCTTAAGTACGGAAATGTCATGAATATTCCGACTAAAAACTTCTTTTACGGAATGACTCCTGGGGAAGAGATTATCATAGAATTAGATAAAGGTAAAATCTTATTGATCGAACTAATCTCAATCGGAGAGCCTCATGATGATGGGATGGTAACCATATTCTTTAAAGTAAATGGTCAGACAAGAAACGTAGAGATTAAAGATAACTCTATTAAAGTAGATAAAGTTGTACACGCAAAAGTAGATAAATCAGATACTAAGCAGATAGGAGCTCCATTGCAAGGATCCTTATCCTCTGTATTGGTAAAGACTGGTCAGGAAATAAAGAAGAACGATCCATTGTTTATTATAGAAGCTATGAAAATGGAAACTACTATTACTGCTAATGAAGATGCGACTGTTAAAAAAATAGTTCTTAAATCTGGCACGATGGTAGAAGCAGATGATTTGGTGATAACCTTGAAATAA